A region from the Wansuia hejianensis genome encodes:
- a CDS encoding IS3 family transposase, producing MMFIAIKTEDGAIKGKLSFYCRMLGVSRQGFYKYLANKDRPWKYQDLADAMIAIHTEDEYNDTYGRIRMYQALLLKKPEGLKIPSERTVYRVMDEIGLSHQPKRKPNGITKADREARKSDDLLKRDFKSDKPLEKCVTDITEIKAKDGKLYVSAIFDCFDSGVLGLAMETNMKATLCEHTLDNAYLAYPDLRGAIVHSDRGTQYTSETYRKALAKYGIIQSMNSAGGRCHDNARCESMWARMKSELLYDRYNTETMTIEELKVLIWRYFISYWNNRRICSANGGLPPIIKRQRYYQSLEQAA from the coding sequence ATGATGTTCATTGCCATAAAAACGGAAGACGGCGCGATTAAGGGAAAACTCTCATTCTATTGCCGGATGCTTGGTGTCAGCCGCCAGGGGTTCTACAAATATCTTGCTAATAAAGACCGGCCCTGGAAATATCAGGATCTCGCTGATGCTATGATAGCAATCCATACTGAAGATGAATACAATGATACATATGGGCGCATTCGCATGTATCAGGCACTTCTCCTTAAGAAACCGGAAGGACTCAAGATTCCCAGTGAGCGAACCGTCTACAGGGTCATGGATGAAATAGGCCTTAGTCATCAACCAAAGCGTAAGCCGAATGGTATTACCAAGGCTGATCGGGAAGCTCGTAAGTCAGATGATCTTCTGAAGCGAGATTTCAAATCCGACAAGCCACTTGAAAAATGTGTAACTGACATTACAGAAATCAAGGCTAAAGATGGGAAACTGTATGTTTCAGCTATCTTTGACTGCTTTGATTCCGGTGTCCTTGGTCTGGCAATGGAAACCAACATGAAAGCAACGTTGTGTGAGCATACCCTGGATAATGCCTATCTGGCATATCCTGATCTGCGAGGGGCTATTGTACACTCTGACAGAGGAACACAATATACCAGTGAAACTTATCGTAAGGCTCTTGCTAAATACGGTATTATTCAAAGCATGAACAGTGCTGGTGGCAGGTGCCACGATAATGCCCGATGCGAAAGCATGTGGGCCAGAATGAAAAGTGAGCTTCTCTATGACCGCTACAATACGGAGACTATGACCATAGAGGAACTGAAGGTTCTCATTTGGAGATACTTCATCAGTTACTGGAATAACAGGAGGATCTGCTCTGCCAACGGTGGGCTTCCTCCGATAATTAAGCGACAGAGATACTACCAATCTCTGGAACAGGCTGCATAG
- a CDS encoding transposase: MSRTQRKYDHEYKIQAVKLAREIGGAKAAKELGIPEGTIHTWLKAVRAGTLDIGDGAHTPESAMSLAEELAMLRKRVKDQDKEIRRLKEENEFLEEASAFFAASRRKSARTKE, translated from the coding sequence ATGTCACGTACTCAACGTAAATACGACCACGAATATAAGATCCAGGCTGTCAAACTTGCCAGAGAAATCGGCGGTGCTAAGGCAGCCAAAGAATTAGGTATTCCAGAAGGAACCATCCATACATGGCTGAAAGCAGTTAGAGCCGGTACATTGGATATTGGCGACGGTGCACATACTCCAGAAAGTGCCATGAGTCTCGCTGAGGAACTTGCTATGCTCCGCAAACGTGTTAAGGATCAGGATAAAGAAATCCGGCGTCTAAAAGAGGAAAATGAATTTCTCGAGGAAGCAAGTGCTTTTTTCGCAGCCAGCCGTCGGAAGTCAGCAAGAACCAAAGAATGA
- a CDS encoding Maff2 family mobile element protein: MAFFNSAVDVLQTLVVALGAGLGIWGVINLMEGYGNDNPGAKSQGMKQLIDVV, translated from the coding sequence ATGGCATTTTTCAATAGCGCAGTAGACGTTTTGCAGACCCTTGTTGTAGCACTTGGAGCCGGGCTTGGTATCTGGGGCGTAATCAATCTGATGGAGGGCTACGGCAACGACAATCCGGGCGCGAAAAGCCAGGGCATGAAGCAGCTTATTGATGTCGTATAA
- a CDS encoding VirD4-like conjugal transfer protein, CD1115 family has protein sequence MKPEIKKLLILNLPYLLFVWLFDKAGAAVRLSPGADASAKLLHLGDGFTAAFSSIAPSFHPADLALGIAGAVIVRLIIYTKGKNAKKYRRGTEYGSARWGGADDIKPYTDPVFENNIPLTQTERLTMNSRPKQPKYARNKNILVIGGSGSGKTRFFVKPSLMQCTSKDFPTSYIVTDPKGTLILETGKMLQRYKYRIKVLNTINFKKSMKYNPFAYLRSEKDILKLVNTIIANTKGDGEKSGEDFWVKAEKLYYTALIGYIWYEAPEDEKNFTTLLEMINASEAREDDEDFQNPVDLMFERLEEKDPEHFAVKQYKKYKLAAGKTAKSILISCGARLAPFDIKELRELMETDEMELDTIGDRKTALFVIISDTDDTFNFVVSILYTQLFNLLCDKADDEYGGRLPVHVRCLLDEFANIGQIPKFEKLIATIRSREISASIILQSQSQLKAIYKDNADTIVGNCDTTLFLGGKEKTTLKEISEILGKETIDSFNTSETRGRELSHGLNYQKLGKQLMTEDEIAVMDGGKCILQLRGVRPFFSDKFDITKHPKYKYLSDADPKNAFDMEKHLKRRPAIVKPDEVFDYYEIDAADLQEDADHEET, from the coding sequence ATGAAGCCGGAAATCAAGAAGCTGCTTATCTTAAATCTCCCGTATCTGCTCTTTGTCTGGCTCTTTGATAAAGCGGGCGCGGCTGTCCGGCTCTCCCCCGGCGCGGACGCAAGCGCAAAGCTGCTACATCTTGGGGACGGTTTTACCGCCGCCTTTTCCAGTATCGCGCCGAGCTTCCACCCGGCAGACTTAGCTTTAGGCATTGCGGGGGCGGTCATTGTTCGGCTGATTATCTACACCAAAGGCAAGAACGCGAAGAAATACCGCCGCGGGACAGAATACGGTTCGGCGCGTTGGGGCGGGGCTGACGATATAAAGCCATACACAGACCCGGTATTTGAGAATAATATCCCCTTAACGCAGACGGAACGGCTCACCATGAACAGCCGCCCGAAGCAGCCGAAATACGCAAGAAACAAAAATATCCTTGTAATCGGCGGTTCCGGCAGCGGCAAGACCCGGTTCTTTGTGAAACCGTCGCTCATGCAATGTACGTCAAAGGATTTTCCAACGTCGTATATCGTCACTGACCCGAAAGGAACACTGATTTTGGAAACCGGAAAAATGTTGCAGCGGTACAAATACCGTATCAAAGTGCTAAATACGATTAACTTCAAAAAATCCATGAAATACAACCCCTTTGCCTATCTGCGGAGCGAAAAGGACATTTTGAAGTTAGTCAATACCATTATCGCCAACACCAAAGGCGACGGGGAAAAATCCGGCGAGGATTTCTGGGTGAAAGCGGAAAAGCTCTACTATACCGCACTAATCGGCTATATCTGGTATGAAGCCCCGGAGGACGAGAAGAACTTCACGACGCTGCTTGAAATGATAAATGCGTCGGAAGCCCGCGAGGACGACGAGGACTTCCAGAACCCGGTTGACCTCATGTTTGAACGTCTGGAAGAAAAAGACCCGGAACATTTTGCAGTCAAGCAGTACAAAAAATACAAACTTGCGGCGGGCAAGACCGCAAAAAGCATACTTATCTCATGCGGCGCGAGGTTAGCCCCATTCGACATTAAGGAGCTGCGGGAGCTTATGGAAACCGACGAAATGGAGCTTGACACCATAGGCGACAGAAAGACCGCCCTTTTCGTGATTATCAGCGACACCGACGACACCTTTAACTTTGTCGTGAGTATTCTCTACACACAGCTATTCAACCTCTTGTGCGACAAAGCAGATGATGAATACGGCGGGCGGCTTCCCGTCCATGTAAGGTGCTTACTTGATGAATTTGCGAATATCGGGCAGATACCGAAGTTTGAAAAGCTCATTGCAACGATACGGAGCCGGGAAATATCCGCGTCAATCATCTTGCAGAGCCAGTCACAGCTAAAGGCAATCTACAAGGACAACGCCGATACCATAGTCGGCAACTGCGACACCACGCTTTTCTTGGGTGGCAAGGAAAAAACGACGCTCAAAGAAATATCGGAGATTTTAGGCAAGGAAACGATAGACAGCTTCAACACGTCCGAAACAAGGGGGCGGGAGCTTTCGCATGGGCTGAACTATCAGAAATTGGGAAAGCAGCTTATGACGGAAGATGAAATCGCAGTCATGGACGGAGGGAAATGTATCTTGCAGCTACGCGGGGTGCGCCCGTTCTTTTCGGACAAATTCGACATAACGAAGCACCCGAAATACAAGTACCTGTCCGACGCAGACCCGAAGAACGCCTTTGACATGGAAAAGCACCTTAAACGCCGCCCCGCCATTGTCAAGCCCGACGAGGTTTTTGACTATTACGAGATTGACGCGGCAGACTTACAGGAGGACGCAGACCATGAGGAAACGTAG
- a CDS encoding PcfB family protein → MQDEVNEKTIALYIKTGKLTAQTLQKAMKAILSKGKKQLSKPPQGKQSLKQLMKQNAGVSNIEITEGNIKAFESTAKKYGIDFALKKDATESPPRYLVFFKGRDADVLTAAFKEFSAKKLTQEKKPSIRKLLSTLKEAAQGRNAERAKVKNKDREVSL, encoded by the coding sequence TTGCAGGACGAAGTAAACGAAAAGACCATAGCCCTTTACATCAAGACCGGGAAGCTGACCGCCCAGACGCTCCAAAAGGCAATGAAAGCCATACTGTCAAAGGGAAAAAAGCAGCTTTCCAAACCGCCACAGGGCAAGCAGAGCTTAAAGCAGCTTATGAAGCAGAACGCGGGCGTTTCCAACATTGAGATTACCGAGGGCAATATCAAAGCCTTTGAGAGTACGGCGAAAAAGTACGGTATCGACTTTGCGCTGAAAAAGGACGCGACGGAAAGCCCGCCCCGCTATCTGGTTTTCTTCAAGGGGCGGGACGCGGACGTGCTGACCGCAGCCTTTAAGGAATTTTCCGCAAAAAAGCTGACACAGGAGAAAAAGCCCTCAATCCGAAAGCTGCTCTCTACCCTCAAAGAAGCTGCACAGGGCAGAAACGCGGAACGGGCAAAGGTCAAGAACAAGGACAGGGAGGTATCGCTATGA
- a CDS encoding DUF5348 domain-containing protein — protein sequence MAQKMTGALVFDERTDRYDIRFDLNSYYGGLHCGECFDVFVRGKWKPTRIEYGDNWYLVGIRAEDLNGLRVRI from the coding sequence ATGGCACAGAAAATGACAGGAGCATTGGTATTTGACGAGCGCACCGACCGTTACGACATTCGCTTTGACTTAAACAGCTACTATGGCGGGCTGCATTGTGGAGAATGTTTTGACGTATTCGTGCGGGGCAAGTGGAAGCCGACCCGGATTGAGTACGGCGACAACTGGTATCTTGTGGGTATCAGAGCCGAGGACTTGAACGGGCTGCGGGTGCGTATCTGA